A stretch of Brassica napus cultivar Da-Ae chromosome C6, Da-Ae, whole genome shotgun sequence DNA encodes these proteins:
- the LOC111207071 gene encoding nucleolin 1 encodes MESTNIAEAAPTAIEATNPLNEGQRELSDEFNTKLNLENQNEESDEKMHMEADYSSSSDSSSDDSDSEEEEGPMIVNPQPQPQPPRSTTTGGSRTLFAGNLALQVKKSDIKEFFREAGEVVDVKFGMGRDDGSFRGFGHILFASPVEAQMALGFQGRTLLGRQIRLDMALESSETRCFGGNLW; translated from the exons ATGGAATCAACTAACATA GCTGAAGCAGCTCCTACTGCGATTGAAGCCACGAACCCTTTGAATGAAG gTCAGAGAGAGCTTTCGGATGAGTTCAATACCAAACTGAATCTAGAGAATCAGAATGAAGAATCTGATGAAAAGATGCACATGGAGGCAGATTATTCTTCTTCCTCAGATAGTTCCTCAGATGATTCTGATTCTGAGGAAGAGGAGGGGCCCATGATCGTTAAT CCACAGCCACAGCCACAGCCACCAAGATCTACTACTACTGGAGGATCAAGAACACTTTTTGCTGGCAATCTTGCGCTCCAAGTCAAAAAATCAGATAT CAAGGAGTTCTTCCGAGAAGCTGGCGAAGTTGTTGATGTTAAATTTGGTATGGGACGTGATGATGGCAGTTTCAGGGGATTTGGCCATATTTTGTTTGCTTCTCCTGTAGAAGCACAGATG GCGCTGGGATTTCAGGGTAGAACTTTGCTCGGTCGTCAAATTCGGCTTGACATGGCTCTAGAAAGTTCAGAAACCAg gtgCTTTGGTGGTAACTTGTGGTAG
- the LOC106350651 gene encoding E3 ubiquitin-protein ligase SINA-like 2 yields the protein MNAEQAIHDTIEPTLFTGEASSSHHQKRQRRLPSTVEEEKVGENGGGTRSETEARYGTMFDLDLLDCLVCCHALTNPIFQCENGHIACSSCCLKLRSKCPVCRCRIMERDVEVIIVPCPNAKHGCTEKFSYGKEIAHEKECGFALCYCPTPNCKYTGVYKGPLQSLLCNHKDKDLWNCFMCVRSSGAWLSTSEKILILHESSDGPLVVLQCFNEPQGMYVTVNCIAPSAPGVGRFSYHLSYSFGDATMTFELEEMNRIQKVSWETPEKDFMLVPYYIVGQKLRLKMVICMRRLEEEKEVEEDEAEEEYAYYHWKD from the exons ATGAACGCCGAGCAAGC GATTCATGACACCATTGAGCCAACTCTGTTCACCGGAGAAGCGTCAAGCAGTCACCACCAAAAGAGGCAACGAAGACTTCCCTCCACTgttgaagaagaaaaagtaGGCGAGAATGGTGGAGGAACGAGGAGTGAAACGGAGGCACGATATGGGACTATGTTTGATTTGGATCTTCTCGACTGTCTTGTTTGCTGCCATGCACTGACAAACCCTATCTTTCAG TGTGAAAATGGACACATAGCTTGTTCTTCTTGCTGTCTCAAACTGAGGAGCAAATGCCCTGTCTGCCGGTGCAGAATCATGGAGAGAGATGTAGAAGTAATCATCGTTCCTTGCCCAAACGCAAAACATGGTTGCACTGAGAAGTTCTCTTATGGTAAAGAGATAGCCCATGAGAAGGAATGCGGTTTCGCTCTGTGCTACTGTCCTACACCAAACTGCAAATACACTGGCGTGTACAAGGGACCTCTACAGTCACTACTATGCAACCACAAGGACAAGGACTTGTGGAACTGTTTCATGTGTGTCCGTTCCAGTGGCGCATGGCTATCCACAAGCGAGAAGATTTTAATCCTTCACGAATCTAGTGATGGTCCATTGGTTGTGCTCCAGTGTTTCAATGAACCACAAGGAATGTATGTAACTGTCAACTGCATAGCACCTTCTGCTCCCGGAGTTGGGAGATTCTCCTATCATCTTTCCTACTCGTTTGGAGATGCAACAATGACGTTTGAGTTAGAGGAGATGAATAGGATTCAGAAAGTGAGCTGGGAAACTCCTGAGAAGGACTTCATGTTAGTTCCTTACTATATCGTGGGTCAGAAGCTTCGGTTGAAGATGGTTATTTGCATGCGCCggctagaagaagaaaaagaagttgAAGAGGATGAAGCTGAAGAGGAGTATGCATATTATCATTGGAAAGACTAA
- the LOC106352125 gene encoding paraxanthine methyltransferase 1, with product MATTPQWIMVGGDGPESYSQHSSYQRALWETAKEKMNEAISAKLSLDLISDRFCVADFGCASGPNTFVAVQNIIDAVEDKYRKETGQNPAENIEFQVLFNDFSTNDFNTLFQALPPGRRCYSAGVPGSFFGRVLPKHSFHIGVISYAFHFTSKNPKGITDRDSPLWNRDVHCTGFNEAVKKAYLDQYSADTKNLLDARAEELVPGGLMLILGSGLRDGVKISETAKGIMMDFIGASLNDLAQQGVIEQDKVDSFSTPLYVAEEGELRQIIKENGKFTIEAFEDIIHPNEELPSDPKILAVSFRASFGAFLSAYFGEDTMTKVFELVEVKARKEFSKIQNAKPGMQYLIVLRKN from the exons ATGGCAACTACTCCACAATGGATCATGGTTGGAGGAGATGGTCCTGAGAGTTACAGCCAACATTCCTCGTATCAg AGAGCTTTGTGGGAAACCGCAAAAGAGAAGATGAACGAGGCTATCTCAGCCAAACTCAGCCTCGACTTGATTTCTGATCGCTTCTGCGTTGCGGATTTTGGTTGTGCGAGTGGACCTAACACTTTTGTGGCAGTCCAAAACATAATAGATGCAGTTGAAGACAAATACCGCAAGGAAACTGGACAAAACCCGGCGGAGAACATAGAGTTCCAAGTTCTCTTCAACGACTTTTCAACCAACGATTTCAACACTCTCTTCCAGGCACTTCCACCTGGCAGACGCTGCTATAGCGCTGGTGTTCCGGGCTCCTTCTTTGGCCGCGTTCTCCCTAAGCATAGTTTCCACATAGGAGTCATCAGTTATGCTTTCCATTTCACCTCAAAAAACCCCAAAGGGATCACCGACCGTGACTCTCCTCTTTGGAACAGAGACGTGCATTGCACTGGATTTAATGAAGCAGTCAAGAAAGCATATCTCGATCAGTACTCGGCCGACACCAAAAATCTATTAGACGCTAGGGCTGAGGAGCTCGTCCCCGGGGGATTGATGTTGATCTTAGGATCGGGTTTAAGAGACGGGGTTAAAATATCCGAGACCGCTAAAGGAATTATGATGGATTTCATCGGAGCTTCTCTTAACGATCTTGCTCAACAG GGCGTCATCGAGCAAGACAAGGTTGACTCTTTTAGCACACCACTCTACGTCGCCGAAGAAGGTGAGTTGAGGCAAATCATAAAGGAGAATGGGAAGTTCACAATCGAGGCTTTTGAGGATATCATTCACCCAAACGAGGAGTTACCCTCAGACCCCAAGATCTTGGCCGTCTCCTTTAGAGCTTCCTTTGGAGCTTTTCTATCGGCATATTTTGGAGAGGACACAATGACAAAAGTCTTTGAACTCGTCGAGGTCAAGGCACGGAAAGAGTTTTCTAAAATCCAGAATGCCAAACCCGGAATGCAGTACCTCATCGTGCTTCGCAAGAACTGA